One region of Terriglobales bacterium genomic DNA includes:
- a CDS encoding dual specificity protein phosphatase, whose protein sequence is MMDLTWVTPRIAVGGGIWHEANMIEVVRAGVTHIINMQVEFDDRKLADPYGIDVLWNPVDDDFLPKPPEVFQRGVEFATAALQNDAARLFVHCAAGVHRAPMMTLAILRASGLSLADAQRLLVSRRNVVDLAEVYVRSVENFMRSYAPAGND, encoded by the coding sequence ATGATGGACCTGACGTGGGTGACACCGCGGATCGCCGTGGGCGGCGGAATCTGGCACGAAGCCAACATGATTGAGGTTGTGCGCGCTGGGGTAACGCACATCATCAACATGCAGGTGGAGTTCGATGACCGGAAACTCGCTGATCCTTACGGAATCGATGTGCTGTGGAACCCTGTGGATGACGACTTCCTGCCAAAGCCGCCCGAAGTTTTTCAGCGCGGTGTGGAGTTTGCGACCGCTGCGTTGCAGAACGACGCAGCCCGGCTGTTCGTGCACTGCGCCGCCGGCGTTCACCGCGCGCCGATGATGACGCTGGCGATATTGCGGGCGAGCGGTTTGAGTTTGGCGGACGCGCAGCGTTTGCTGGTGAGCCGCCGTAACGTCGTGGATTTGGCGGAAGTATACGTGCGCAGCGTGGAGAATTTCATGCGCAGCTATGCGCCCGCGGGGAACGACTAG